A window of the Plectropomus leopardus isolate mb unplaced genomic scaffold, YSFRI_Pleo_2.0 unplaced_scaffold2992, whole genome shotgun sequence genome harbors these coding sequences:
- the LOC121938562 gene encoding oxidoreductase HTATIP2-like has translation MPVMKLLVTALGKATGIFTVVIVVVAVVLNYFDDPVPVKYTSMAEDMKTLEENFRQQNKSCFILGASGETGSVLLQELLGRNIFSKITLIGRRQLTFEDKAYENLVQEVVDFEKLDDYAAAFQGHDVGYCCLGTTRAKAGADGFIRVDHDYVLKSAELAKAGGCTQFHLESSRGADKNSNFLYLKVKGQVEADIEALGFDRYSIYRPGVLLVDRQESRPAEWMTRKFFGALSSVCSTSMSIPIQAVAKAMASNTLLQPEQKTEILENKAIATLGKSAGK, from the exons ATGCCTGTTATGAAACTGCTGGTCACCGCCCTGGGAAAAGCGACCGGGATCTTCACTGTCGTAATTGTTGTCGTTGCAGTGGTTCTGAATTATTTCGACGACCCCGTTCCGGTTAAATACACCAG CATGGCAGAGGACATGAAGACTCTGGAGGAAAACTTcaggcagcaaaataaaagctgtttcaTCCTCGGTGCCTCTGGGGAAACAGGCAGTGTGTTACTTCAAGAGCTGCTGGGGCGCAACATCTTCTCCAAGATCACTCTCATCGGACGGCGACAGCTCACCTTTGAGGACAAAGCGTATGAAAACCTG GTACAGGAGGTGGTGGACTTTGAGAAGCTTGATGATTATGCTGCTGCCTTCCAGGGCCATGATGTTGGCTACTGTTGTCTGGGAACGACCAGAGCGAAAGCAGGGGCT GACGGATTTATCCGCGTTGATCATGACTATGTCCTTAAATCAGCTGAGCTCGCCAAAGCAGGAGGCTGCACACAGTTCCACCTGGAGTCCTCCAGAGGAGCTGATAAAAACAGCAACTTCCTCTACCTCAAAGTCAAG GGACAAGTGGAAGCAGATATTGAGGCGCTGGGTTTTGACAGATATTCCATTTACAGACCAGG GGTTTTGTTggtggacagacaggagagTCGGCCCGCCGAGTGGATGACCAGGAAATTCTTCGGTGCCCTTTCCTCCGTGTGCTCTACGTCCATGTCCATCCCAATCCAGGCGGTGGCAAAAGCGATGGCGTCAAACACTCTGCTTCAGCCTGAGCAGAAGACGGAGATCCTGGAGAACAAAGCCATCGCCACCCTGGGAAAGAGTGCAGGGAAATAA